One genomic window of Cydia fagiglandana chromosome 20, ilCydFagi1.1, whole genome shotgun sequence includes the following:
- the LOC134674433 gene encoding uncharacterized protein LOC134674433 — MFFKLFLLMIFVTKVSSTVVAEQDYYKYDEYDDYEYDDPTLDTVRNTPTDKTTYKTEATPYKHAKGEPDEISTVKWLKQLVREDPVNNKALSNVDKATGDEEDVTYILTDKPPIDDKPGYEVTEIVDDIPNIVTYKPIVTNFTIRLPLNNATSINGNNIGNSNENKKNKGNVPRKSSINIFHVNAEFDDDREKKPVIQNINIHKIPFGIFKVKDHVDRIKDNVVNYVHSTDTECCDEPNEGHYLPNILAAPGNFLRRLREKGSTFYHKFFS; from the exons atgttttttaaattgtttttgttGATG ATTTTTGTGACAAAAGTATCTTCAACGGTTGTTGCAGAACAAGATTACTACAAATATGACGAATACGACGATTACGAATACGACGATCCCACATTAGATACAGTACGAAACACACCAACAGACAAAACAACATATAAAACTGAAGCCACTCCGTACAAACATGCAAAAGGCGAACCAGATGAAATTTCGACGGTTAAATGGTTAAAACAACTTGTACGTGAAGATCCTGTAAATAATAAGGCTTTATCAAATGTTGATAAAGCTACTGGTGATGAAGAAGATGTAACATATATTCTTACAGATAAACCTCCTATAGATGATAAACCTGGTTATGAAGTTACAGAAATTGTTGATGATATACCAAACATTGTAACTTATAAGCCTATAGTAACTAATTTCACTATTAGATTACCTTTGAATAATGCCACAAGTATCAATGGAAATAATATTGGAAATAGTAACGAAAATAAGAAGAATAAAGGAAATGTCCCAAGAAAGAGCTCAATAAACATATTCCATGTAAATGCTGAATTTGATGATGATAGAGAAAAGAAACCTGTAATTCAAAATATAAACATTCATAAAATACCTTTCGGTATTTTCAAAGTGAAGGATCATGTAGATAGAATTAAAGATAATGTTGTAAATTATGTGCATAGTACTGATACTGAATGTTGTGATGAACCAAATGAAGGACATTATTTACCAAACATACTGGCGGCTCCTGGGAACTTTTTACGAAGATTAAGGGAGAAAGGATCTACTTTTTACCATAAGTTTTTTAGCTAA